The Microbacterium sp. KUDC0406 genome includes a window with the following:
- a CDS encoding discoidin domain-containing protein → MELSVGDRVLGTVRPDAKGEFALSLPVVPETYSGTYTVTAKAGDRTASDKVVVSSHLVPLANQLDSSTLSLVGVDSEETAGEQAGGANAIDGDPATFWHTQWQGGSPAYPHWITIDLGAEYEVTGFAYTQRAGQANGRMKDYEVYVGDSPDEFGDAVQTGSFLDIGREQVFEFDTPARGRYLKLVGTSSINGNAFGGAAEIAVGAVTPTADTTRPTVSLVSPTAAGPFQALQIEMDAADAGGLKRIVANIYKGSTLVKSTQTQVGGATTGHHAATVKLPDGDYTIRYNAQDLAGNISATRTFAVTVDATAPTATVKDGAQFTVGADGVYDRVSFKLHDAGKIDKVTLNGVTKDLSNNTWSDVNGIKPGTFGAVKGENTLVVFDVAGNTSTTTFTLS, encoded by the coding sequence GTGGAGCTGAGCGTCGGCGACCGCGTTCTCGGCACGGTGCGCCCGGACGCGAAGGGCGAGTTCGCCCTGTCGCTGCCCGTCGTGCCCGAGACCTACAGCGGCACGTACACGGTGACCGCGAAGGCGGGCGACCGCACCGCATCCGACAAGGTCGTCGTGTCGTCGCACCTGGTGCCGCTGGCGAACCAGCTCGACAGCTCCACGCTGTCGCTCGTCGGGGTCGACTCCGAGGAGACCGCCGGCGAGCAGGCCGGAGGGGCGAACGCGATCGACGGCGACCCGGCCACGTTCTGGCACACCCAGTGGCAGGGCGGCAGCCCGGCCTACCCGCACTGGATCACGATCGACCTCGGTGCGGAGTACGAGGTCACCGGGTTCGCCTACACCCAGCGCGCAGGCCAGGCCAACGGCCGCATGAAGGACTACGAGGTGTACGTCGGCGACTCGCCGGACGAGTTCGGCGACGCGGTGCAGACCGGATCGTTCCTCGACATCGGGCGTGAGCAGGTGTTCGAGTTCGACACCCCGGCGCGCGGGCGCTACCTGAAGCTGGTGGGCACCTCCTCCATCAACGGCAACGCCTTCGGCGGCGCGGCTGAGATCGCCGTCGGGGCGGTCACGCCGACTGCCGACACCACGCGGCCGACCGTGTCGCTCGTCTCGCCGACGGCGGCCGGTCCGTTCCAGGCTCTGCAGATCGAGATGGATGCGGCGGATGCCGGCGGACTGAAGCGGATCGTCGCGAACATCTACAAGGGCAGCACGCTGGTCAAGAGCACCCAGACCCAGGTCGGCGGTGCGACGACAGGGCACCACGCCGCGACGGTGAAGCTCCCCGACGGGGACTACACGATCCGCTACAACGCGCAGGATCTCGCGGGCAACATCTCCGCCACCAGGACCTTCGCCGTGACCGTCGACGCCACCGCGCCGACGGCGACGGTGAAGGACGGCGCGCAGTTCACGGTCGGCGCCGACGGCGTCTACGACAGGGTCAGCTTCAAGCTGCACGACGCCGGGAAGATCGACAAGGTCACCCTCAACGGCGTCACCAAGGACCTGTCGAACAACACCTGGTCGGATGTGAACGGGATCAAGCCGGGCACGTTCGGAGCGGTGAAGGGTGAGAACACCCTGGTCGTCTTCGACGTCGCAGGCAACACGTCGACCACGACGTTCACCCTGAGCTGA
- a CDS encoding beta-galactosidase: protein MRREKQGWLRHVGRTALVGSVAMAMIGGAVTLTASAAPAAVAASKAAIVSFPGNDGAPHRVTWDSHSFKVDGERLNIWSGEFHYWRLPAPEQWRDLMQKLKSAGFNAVSLYFFWGLHQSERGGDFDFTGIRDVDRLLTMAEEEGLYVIARPGPYINAEISMGGLPAYMTNVDAPLRGSEDPQVLADSKAWLSAVNRIIGKHQVTDGGGSVLMYQVENELLDDSPQRKQFLTDLTASVKVDGITVPVFHNDWGMGGRFRDVDTYGLDFYAYDNYPLGFNCGAQRNRIGESETAFRAIAPDTPQFITESQGGAFTPWGAAFDTEQCYSYTDEGFTRQWGARNVGNGVTAYNSYMAFGGTNWGWTGSPSSGFTSYDYGAALNEDRTITPKFAAQKEVGAYLQAVPDLASMRPLAAPSATVESGSAVQAYQRIATDQDAASATDDGSTRFLGFRLADSNDTTTTRFTFPLILGAAGDDSGSGVVSTDDRDAGIAYTGSWKQVADGGAHDGTLTTSTAAGAKASFTFSGTSVQLVTSTGTDHGTARVTIDGVDKGTFSSHVDTDQNKPVQQVSFEATDLAPGVHTIVVENLGTPIDGGTGTVVAIDAFQVPDDSKVQWNDDVDDLVFTGSWEHATGKNWTSGDIGGDETFSSKAGDAYEFTFTGAGFELIGPHSENHGPADVYIDGEKAGRTSEQVTSSAQPQKVLFSQRDLAYGEHTVKVVVTGERFEGSSGSFHSLDAVNIYRDADSGSVIPDGRIGWERVPQKAGTSLTLHGRDALMLTADTRIGDHALYYTTSQLFGAPLQRRGGVVQYAIGYAGDDGETVLHYDSEPKVTLPPGVERTWNAERGELRLNYVHGAPADIVVDDGEQPLTLRIMDREHAADVWFIDGGSKGTVVVEGAYLPRDVRFHGAVATLTGSMAESGSLRIDVPDGIKQVRWNSTKAKASHGIATLRAPGPKAVTVPKLTWVTASDDAEAEPRFDDSRWTVADDTAGTRWQGPGANQKVVLDSNHYGFYEGSVWYRAHYTAAQDGGTLRLQGNGGSGQPGHGKAPAFMQVWVNGVYAGSPRAAGGWQDVAVPDGAVKAGDDVVVSVLVNNLGQNLDWSDDGLSRQNRGLYDAVLTDGGSGVTWRIEGATAADADPVRTIYNNGGLSGERKGWHLPNFNDRKWKRASSLVADGPGVDWYRSSFRLNVPRGQDTAFRLTVNSPKFDVGRTDGSQATIFVNGWNTGVYIGDIGPQKQFTIPSAFLNMRGKNEISIAVAAKAAGMGPESVTLEAVHSTTGGLGG, encoded by the coding sequence ATGCGACGAGAGAAGCAAGGATGGCTGCGGCATGTGGGACGCACTGCGCTGGTCGGATCGGTCGCCATGGCGATGATCGGTGGCGCAGTCACCCTGACGGCCTCCGCCGCTCCAGCGGCCGTCGCCGCGTCGAAGGCCGCGATCGTGTCGTTCCCCGGCAATGACGGCGCGCCCCATCGGGTGACCTGGGACTCGCACTCGTTCAAGGTCGACGGCGAGCGGCTCAACATCTGGTCGGGCGAGTTCCACTACTGGCGTCTGCCGGCGCCGGAGCAGTGGCGCGACCTGATGCAGAAGCTGAAGTCGGCCGGGTTCAACGCGGTCTCGCTGTACTTCTTCTGGGGGCTGCATCAGTCCGAGCGCGGCGGCGACTTCGACTTCACCGGCATCCGTGACGTCGACAGGCTGCTGACCATGGCGGAGGAGGAGGGACTGTACGTGATCGCCAGGCCCGGTCCGTACATCAATGCCGAGATCTCGATGGGCGGGCTGCCCGCGTACATGACCAACGTCGACGCACCGCTGCGCGGGTCGGAGGACCCGCAGGTGCTCGCCGACTCGAAGGCGTGGCTGAGCGCGGTCAACCGGATCATCGGGAAGCATCAGGTGACCGACGGCGGTGGGTCGGTGCTGATGTACCAGGTCGAGAACGAGCTGCTCGACGACAGCCCCCAGCGCAAGCAGTTCCTCACCGACCTCACCGCGAGTGTGAAGGTCGACGGCATCACGGTGCCGGTCTTTCACAACGACTGGGGCATGGGCGGCCGGTTCCGCGACGTCGACACCTACGGTCTCGACTTCTACGCGTACGACAACTACCCGCTGGGCTTCAACTGCGGCGCCCAGCGCAATCGCATCGGCGAATCCGAGACCGCGTTCCGCGCGATCGCACCCGACACCCCGCAGTTCATCACCGAGTCGCAGGGTGGTGCCTTCACCCCGTGGGGTGCGGCGTTCGACACCGAGCAGTGCTACTCGTACACCGACGAGGGCTTCACCCGGCAGTGGGGCGCGCGCAACGTCGGCAACGGCGTCACCGCGTACAACTCGTACATGGCTTTCGGTGGCACCAACTGGGGCTGGACCGGATCGCCGTCGTCGGGGTTCACGAGCTACGACTACGGGGCGGCGCTGAACGAGGACCGCACGATCACGCCGAAGTTCGCGGCGCAGAAAGAGGTCGGCGCGTATCTGCAGGCGGTACCCGACCTGGCATCCATGCGGCCGCTGGCCGCGCCGAGCGCGACGGTCGAGAGCGGCAGCGCCGTGCAGGCGTACCAGCGCATCGCGACGGATCAGGATGCGGCATCCGCCACCGACGACGGCAGCACGCGTTTCCTCGGCTTCCGGCTCGCCGACTCGAACGACACCACCACCACCCGGTTCACGTTCCCGCTGATCCTCGGTGCTGCCGGCGACGACAGCGGATCCGGCGTCGTCAGCACTGACGACCGTGACGCCGGCATCGCCTACACAGGTTCGTGGAAGCAGGTGGCCGACGGCGGTGCGCACGACGGCACGCTGACCACCTCGACGGCGGCGGGCGCGAAGGCCTCGTTCACGTTCAGTGGCACCTCGGTGCAGCTGGTGACCTCCACGGGAACCGACCACGGCACCGCACGCGTCACCATCGACGGCGTCGACAAGGGCACCTTCAGCTCGCACGTCGACACCGACCAGAACAAGCCGGTGCAGCAGGTCTCGTTCGAGGCGACCGATCTCGCCCCCGGCGTGCACACCATCGTCGTCGAGAACCTCGGCACGCCCATCGATGGCGGCACCGGCACCGTCGTCGCGATCGATGCCTTCCAGGTGCCCGACGACTCCAAGGTGCAGTGGAACGACGACGTCGACGACCTCGTGTTCACCGGATCGTGGGAGCACGCGACCGGGAAGAACTGGACCTCCGGAGACATCGGCGGTGACGAGACCTTCTCATCGAAGGCCGGCGACGCGTACGAGTTCACCTTCACCGGCGCGGGCTTCGAACTGATCGGGCCGCACTCCGAGAACCACGGACCGGCAGACGTGTACATCGACGGTGAGAAGGCCGGGCGGACTTCCGAGCAGGTCACTTCGTCGGCGCAGCCGCAGAAGGTGCTGTTCTCGCAGCGCGACCTCGCCTACGGCGAGCACACCGTGAAGGTGGTGGTCACCGGCGAGCGGTTCGAGGGCTCGAGCGGGTCGTTCCACTCGCTCGACGCGGTGAACATCTACCGCGATGCCGACAGCGGCAGCGTCATCCCGGACGGCCGGATCGGCTGGGAGCGCGTCCCGCAGAAGGCGGGCACCTCGCTCACGCTGCACGGGCGGGACGCGCTCATGCTCACCGCCGACACCCGCATCGGCGACCACGCGCTGTACTACACCACCAGCCAACTGTTCGGCGCCCCACTGCAGCGCCGCGGTGGCGTGGTGCAGTATGCCATCGGCTACGCCGGCGACGATGGCGAGACCGTGCTGCACTACGACTCCGAGCCGAAGGTCACGCTGCCGCCGGGCGTCGAGCGAACCTGGAACGCCGAGCGAGGCGAGCTGCGGCTGAACTACGTGCACGGAGCTCCCGCCGACATCGTCGTCGACGACGGCGAGCAGCCCCTGACACTGCGCATCATGGATCGTGAGCATGCAGCAGATGTGTGGTTCATCGACGGCGGCAGCAAGGGGACGGTCGTCGTCGAGGGTGCCTACCTTCCGAGGGACGTCCGGTTCCACGGCGCGGTCGCGACGCTGACGGGCTCGATGGCAGAATCCGGCAGCCTGCGCATCGATGTGCCGGACGGCATCAAGCAGGTGCGCTGGAACTCCACGAAGGCGAAGGCCTCCCACGGCATCGCCACGCTGCGGGCGCCCGGGCCGAAGGCGGTCACCGTCCCGAAGCTGACCTGGGTCACGGCATCCGACGACGCCGAGGCCGAACCGCGCTTCGACGATTCGCGCTGGACGGTCGCGGACGACACCGCCGGGACGCGCTGGCAGGGGCCGGGTGCGAACCAGAAGGTCGTGCTCGACTCGAACCACTACGGGTTCTACGAGGGGTCGGTCTGGTACCGCGCGCACTACACCGCAGCGCAGGACGGCGGAACCCTGAGACTCCAGGGCAACGGCGGCAGCGGGCAGCCGGGCCACGGCAAGGCACCCGCGTTCATGCAGGTCTGGGTGAACGGGGTCTACGCCGGTTCGCCGCGCGCAGCGGGCGGGTGGCAGGATGTCGCGGTGCCCGACGGCGCGGTGAAGGCGGGTGACGACGTCGTGGTCTCGGTGCTCGTCAATAACCTCGGTCAGAACCTGGACTGGTCCGACGACGGACTGTCCCGGCAGAACCGCGGACTGTACGACGCGGTGCTCACCGACGGCGGTAGCGGCGTGACCTGGCGGATCGAGGGTGCGACGGCCGCCGACGCCGATCCGGTGCGCACGATCTACAACAACGGCGGACTGTCCGGCGAGCGGAAGGGGTGGCATCTGCCGAACTTCAACGACCGGAAGTGGAAGCGCGCCTCGTCACTGGTGGCCGACGGCCCCGGCGTCGACTGGTACCGCTCGTCGTTCCGGCTGAACGTGCCCAGGGGGCAGGACACGGCCTTCCGTCTCACCGTGAACTCGCCGAAGTTCGACGTCGGCCGCACCGACGGGTCGCAGGCGACGATCTTCGTCAACGGATGGAACACCGGCGTCTACATCGGCGACATCGGACCCCAGAAGCAGTTCACGATCCCGAGCGCGTTCCTGAACATGCGCGGCAAGAACGAGATCTCGATCGCGGTGGCGGCGAAGGCCGCCGGGATGGGGCCGGAGTCGGTGACGCTCGAGGCGGTGCACTCCACGACCGGAGGCCTCGGGGGCTGA
- a CDS encoding SDR family oxidoreductase → MRINGNTIFIPGATSGIGLALAERLHAAGSTVIVGGRRQELLDEIVARHPGMHAVRIDTTDVSSIDAAAKRVIARHPDLNVLVAMAGIMRSEDWRTPGFAGSAEQIVTTNLLGPIRLIDAFVAHLQTRPDATIMTVSSGLAFTPLRTTPTYNATKAAIHMLSESLRLQLSDTSVRVLELVPPSVATDLMPGQRESSFAMPLDDFADEVMTILREQPEATELQVERVKLLRYGEARGDYAEVVRTLNAIDVASAV, encoded by the coding sequence ATGCGAATCAACGGAAACACGATCTTCATCCCCGGGGCGACCAGCGGCATCGGACTCGCCCTCGCCGAACGCCTGCACGCCGCAGGCAGCACGGTCATAGTGGGCGGACGCAGACAGGAGCTGCTCGACGAGATCGTCGCGCGGCATCCGGGCATGCACGCGGTGCGGATCGACACGACGGACGTCTCTTCCATCGACGCCGCCGCGAAGCGGGTGATCGCGCGGCACCCCGACCTGAACGTGCTCGTGGCCATGGCCGGGATCATGCGCTCCGAGGACTGGCGGACCCCCGGTTTCGCCGGCTCAGCTGAGCAGATCGTGACGACCAATCTGCTCGGCCCGATCCGTCTCATAGACGCCTTCGTCGCGCACCTGCAGACCCGGCCGGATGCCACGATCATGACCGTGTCGTCGGGGTTGGCGTTCACTCCGCTGCGCACCACGCCCACGTACAACGCCACGAAGGCCGCGATCCACATGCTCAGCGAGTCGCTCCGGCTGCAGCTCTCCGACACGTCCGTGCGGGTGCTCGAGCTGGTCCCGCCGTCTGTCGCGACCGACCTGATGCCCGGCCAGCGCGAGAGCTCGTTCGCCATGCCGCTGGACGACTTCGCCGACGAGGTGATGACGATCCTCCGCGAGCAGCCCGAAGCGACCGAGCTGCAAGTGGAGCGGGTGAAGCTCCTGCGCTACGGCGAGGCCCGCGGTGACTACGCCGAAGTGGTGCGCACGCTCAACGCGATCGACGTCGCCAGCGCCGTGTGA
- a CDS encoding helix-turn-helix transcriptional regulator — translation MDRAALAEFLRRRREDLQPADVGLAPGVRRRAPGLRREEVAQLALMSTDYYTRLEQQRGPQPSTQVLASLSRALRLTADERDYLYRMAGHAVPCRLSASPHVSPALQRVLDRLSDTPALIISNLGETLLQNRLAVALMGDQTGRTGWERFEAHRWFLRPEERERYPEHDRDRQSRAIVAGMRAAYGAMGAPSVAAELVAELLRSSDEFRELWERQEVAQRFADHKVLIHPEIGPIEVDCQVLFTEDLSQALLVLTAEPRSADEEKLRLLGVLGTQQFGARQATRDAPR, via the coding sequence ATGGATCGTGCCGCCCTCGCCGAGTTCCTCCGCCGCAGGCGCGAGGACCTGCAGCCCGCCGATGTGGGCCTCGCCCCGGGCGTGCGACGACGCGCGCCGGGTCTGCGCCGCGAGGAGGTCGCGCAGCTCGCGCTCATGTCGACGGACTACTACACCCGCCTCGAGCAGCAGCGCGGGCCGCAGCCCAGCACGCAGGTGCTCGCCTCGCTGTCCCGTGCCCTCCGGCTGACGGCCGACGAGCGCGACTACCTGTACCGGATGGCCGGTCATGCGGTGCCGTGTCGGCTGAGCGCCTCCCCGCATGTCTCACCGGCGCTGCAGCGGGTGCTCGATCGGCTCTCCGACACCCCGGCGCTGATCATCTCGAACCTCGGTGAGACGCTGCTGCAGAACCGGCTCGCCGTCGCGCTGATGGGCGACCAGACGGGGCGCACGGGCTGGGAGCGCTTCGAGGCGCATCGCTGGTTCCTGCGTCCTGAGGAGCGGGAGCGGTATCCCGAGCACGACCGCGATCGGCAGAGCCGTGCGATCGTCGCCGGCATGCGGGCGGCGTACGGCGCGATGGGTGCCCCATCCGTCGCGGCGGAGCTCGTCGCCGAACTGCTGCGCAGCAGCGATGAGTTCCGCGAACTGTGGGAGCGGCAGGAGGTCGCGCAGCGATTCGCCGACCACAAGGTGCTCATCCATCCCGAGATCGGGCCGATCGAGGTCGACTGCCAGGTGCTGTTCACCGAGGACCTCTCTCAGGCCCTCCTGGTCCTCACCGCCGAGCCGCGCAGCGCCGACGAGGAGAAGCTGCGTCTGCTGGGCGTGCTCGGCACTCAGCAGTTCGGTGCGCGGCAGGCGACGCGGGACGCGCCCCGCTAG
- a CDS encoding histidine phosphatase family protein, giving the protein MDAISDPLPDRPAPDNPQGKLVLLRHGETRWSREGRHTGLTDIPLTPRGEDLARAAGELVHGYDFRLVLTSPLQRARRTARLAGLDAQVDPLLVEWDYGGYEGRTSAEIRAELGYNWSAFTHGVIRGETPGETVEEVAARASRVLTRVLPAMDEGDVALIAHGHYLRILTAVFLREAPRFGARITLDAGSVSVLGFYREQPAILAWNHGPQLPLHPSES; this is encoded by the coding sequence GTGGACGCCATCTCCGACCCGCTGCCCGACCGCCCCGCACCCGACAATCCGCAGGGCAAGCTCGTGCTCCTGCGGCACGGCGAGACGCGGTGGTCGCGCGAAGGACGGCACACCGGCCTGACCGACATCCCGCTCACTCCGCGAGGTGAGGACCTCGCCCGCGCGGCCGGCGAGCTGGTGCACGGCTACGACTTCCGGCTCGTGCTGACCTCCCCACTGCAGCGCGCTCGGCGCACCGCACGTCTCGCCGGGCTCGACGCCCAGGTCGATCCCCTGCTGGTGGAGTGGGACTACGGCGGGTACGAGGGGCGCACGAGCGCGGAGATCCGCGCCGAACTGGGGTACAACTGGTCGGCCTTCACGCACGGTGTCATCCGCGGCGAGACGCCGGGAGAGACCGTCGAAGAGGTCGCCGCCCGCGCCTCTCGCGTGCTCACGCGGGTGCTGCCGGCGATGGATGAAGGGGATGTCGCACTCATCGCGCACGGACACTACCTGCGCATCCTCACCGCGGTCTTCCTGCGCGAGGCGCCCCGATTCGGCGCCAGGATCACTCTGGACGCCGGGTCGGTGTCGGTGCTCGGCTTCTACCGCGAGCAGCCGGCCATCCTGGCCTGGAACCACGGTCCCCAGCTGCCGCTGCATCCGTCCGAGTCCTGA
- a CDS encoding alpha/beta fold hydrolase: protein MSIATSADGTPIEFSATGDGRTIVIVNGALSTAADAAPLAQALADAGFRAVTWDRRARGGSGDRQDSTPDDEAADLAAVIEAAGGTDAVLGHSSGAVLALYAASRGVPTGALFLSEPPIDFDGSGFGPELADRLQTLVDAGQPAEAVATFQLDAVGLPREMVEGGRASGMLDALAPLGQSTVYDARLTLRVRQPGRDLLTITQPATVLRGAQTFPFLIGASDRLAAELSGAELVIVPESVMHRPDPAATARVIAARI from the coding sequence ATGAGCATCGCGACCTCGGCAGACGGCACCCCCATCGAGTTCTCCGCGACCGGCGACGGCCGCACCATCGTGATCGTGAACGGGGCGCTGTCGACGGCGGCCGACGCCGCGCCACTGGCGCAGGCGCTGGCGGATGCCGGATTCCGCGCCGTCACCTGGGATCGTCGTGCCCGCGGAGGCAGCGGCGATCGGCAGGACTCGACGCCCGACGACGAGGCGGCCGACCTCGCTGCGGTGATCGAGGCCGCCGGCGGGACCGATGCGGTGCTCGGGCACTCCTCGGGCGCGGTGCTCGCTCTGTACGCGGCATCCCGCGGCGTGCCGACCGGTGCACTGTTCCTCTCCGAGCCGCCGATCGACTTCGACGGCTCCGGGTTCGGGCCCGAACTGGCCGATCGCCTGCAGACGCTCGTCGACGCCGGGCAGCCGGCCGAGGCGGTCGCCACGTTCCAGCTCGACGCCGTCGGCCTGCCCCGCGAGATGGTCGAGGGAGGCCGTGCGAGCGGCATGCTCGACGCCCTCGCACCGCTCGGTCAGTCCACGGTCTACGACGCGCGCCTGACGCTGCGCGTGCGTCAACCCGGCCGCGACCTGCTCACCATCACCCAGCCGGCGACGGTGCTGCGCGGTGCGCAGACGTTCCCGTTCCTGATCGGGGCATCCGACCGGCTCGCCGCCGAGCTCTCCGGTGCCGAGCTGGTGATCGTCCCCGAATCGGTCATGCACCGCCCCGATCCCGCCGCGACGGCACGGGTCATCGCAGCACGAATCTGA
- a CDS encoding DUF6767 domain-containing protein, translated as MSAEERTRRFPQPMCPVRAGDPCSLCIPGASGPQDCPIVQLVMDDPELRERAHELRRAARRRQG; from the coding sequence GTGAGCGCAGAGGAGAGGACGCGACGGTTCCCGCAGCCGATGTGCCCGGTGCGCGCGGGCGACCCGTGCTCGCTGTGCATTCCCGGCGCGAGCGGTCCGCAGGACTGTCCGATCGTGCAGCTGGTGATGGACGACCCCGAGCTGCGCGAACGCGCGCACGAGCTGCGGCGGGCCGCACGGAGGCGCCAGGGCTGA